GCTTAATGATTGGCcggcagcgtggtattttgggtaagatccaaactcaTATTGATCTGATAACAtgactgaccctttggggtcagaagaacattttgtatatgtgagccaagtttaaaataacttctcactgtactggacctatgtgctgactgggagccagagaactggaatgcaataaagggggctgtgagatttatttttttgcttcttgataaccagtatGCGGGCCAGAAGCACCATTTGTAACTGGTTgtggagtttaacttcagtgttacccaccagtcttggcagtatctgctctcccttttgcagcctgccctgaccttggcatttccagtgagggctgccctagGCACGCAGGGTCACAAACAGATACCTGGGAGTGAGTCTGAGAAACCCAGAGCTAGGACCAATGACCAGGCTCTGCCGAGACCTGATTGGCGTAGGAGCTTGTGGGATCCAGTGGTTGGGTCCACTCACAACAGACTGGTGTCTGTCCAGAGGGGGGGGACAGGGCAGGTTGTGACAGAAGCATCCGCAGTGGAATATGTGATAAATATGGAGTAAAAGGAGCGAATCTGTGTTCAGAAGgaaagtgggggcggggggagagaatgATCATACGGATTGGAGGCAGAAAAAAATCTATCCAGACGCTCCTTGTGTGGTCTTTCCTTGCAAGATAGGCTTGGTTTTTATGCTAATTTTCATGCAAATAGCACCGTGGATATCTGATCCTGGGACTTGCTGTCCCTGGCTGTTCTGGTTTCTGAGCTGAACGTTGCTCTGGGAGCTTCCGTGCACATGGAATTTCTGGGATGTCTTCAGACATGAATGTTAAACAAATTACGCTTATGTAATGTTCTTTAATGTCATTATTAATAAAGGGATGATTAAAAATGGACAGAACAGCCAAGAAAGGTCACATCTGGCTCATCCACATCCCTGCTGAAGCCGGATCTTTCCCTACTGTCTCTTCTCCAGGGCTTTCTCCACTTCCGTTTGAACTGACTCAAGCACTGGGGTTTCCATCGCTTCCCGTAGCAGACAATTCCACACTTTGGTAGTTCTATCTCTTGGGAAACCTCCCCTGTTATTCAGCCTGAGTTTTCCGCCTCtgtttcatcccattactcctagttatgCAGCTTTGGTTCTCTCAGAACAATTCCTCTCCCTCGCTGCTATTACACCCTTTAGGTATTGTGTCCCCAAGCCCTTAGCCTTTGCCTTTGtgtctttctttattttaatctAGTCATGCAAATGGGTCTCTCCAGCTTCTGGATgtgcaggagggggaagaggacagTGTGATGAACACAAAGGTTTCACTAGTTCATTCCCCTGCCCCCTGATCCCACCCCTTTAACATTAGCAACAACTGACCATTTACTGGGAGACAGGGGCCTCCCTTGTAACATTGACAAAGTCCCCCACAGTGTTCGCGCTTTTCAAGAGGAAGTGGCTCGTTCCACAAGGCTGAGCATGCTGGGGGGGCGTGGCTACGTGGGGCTTGGCCTTTCCTTCTATCCTTGACTAGCACAGAGTTCAGATCCCACCTTGGTTGGCAGGTGAGTTTGGTGTTTGGCCACCATGACGTTTGGTTTGTTCAGCCATTGCTGCGCAGGACTGGAAAGCGGCTGTGTGAGAGGCACTGGGAGACCCAGGTAGTGGCCCAGCACTGGAATAGCCGTGGGCTCTACAGGCCGGAGTGGAGGTGCATTGGCAGTGCTGTATTGAGCCCTAGGCTGGAGTAACCAGGGTTTCTATGGGGAGGTCTACACACCACAGAATTACTTCAATGTAATTACGTCCCTCAAGGATGTGACTAATccaccccctgagcaacgtagttacaccgacctaagtaCTGATGCAAACAGCGCTATCATGGTAGGacagcttctcccgccaacacagctaccgcctctcagggatgTAGATTAACTacgccgacgggagagctctcccccgttGGCATCAACCATCTTCATTAAAACGCTGCAGCAGTGCggctgcaccaatgcagcataTTAAGTGTAGGCCTGCCCTATGGCTCTgaactgaggtgcattggcagagtgaTAGGATGTCTGCACCAAGTGTCTGTATCACATGCCCGTGAGGTGGGAGATGTCACTGGTTTGCTACTTTCCTTTCTGCCTTCTCCAGAACGCTCACAGACTTACTGAAGCAGCCGGGCCACGGCCCCTCTGACCACATGACTGACGGCCACATGGGAAGCATCCAGGTCCAGATGGGTGACGGGCTTGCCCGGAGCTCCCCCAGAAATGGCACAGGTAAGAGCCTCGCCTCCCGTCCCCCTCACAGTCCCATCTGTGCTGGGCAGGGACCGGTTTGTGGGCAGCAGAGGGTCTCCCAGTCTCCTTCCATCTCTGTGAATGAGGTttgagggggggcaggagggaagctgGGATGTCCTGAGTGAAGCAAACCATGCAGGGCAGTTTTCACGGAGGTGCAGGTGTCTGGCTGTAGCAGAACATGCCAGGGAGGAAATCTGTTCCTTGTTTCtgttattttctatttaaattagaGCATGAAAGGCAGCCTGGCACCCATGGGGAGCTACCTCCCGCGGTGGACTCCAGGGCGAGAGAGTGCCCCCCCCGCAAAATGCTGGTCATGGGGAGTATTGCAGGCATTGATCTCCTCTCCTAATGTCAAGCCAGCGTGATGGGGCGCTGGTCATGAGGAGTTCTGGGGGCACCATGCTGGCATCAGGGGTTCCCAGGGAGGGGGGATACAGCCCCTGGAAATTCATTCACCAGAACCCTACTCTCAAATGGGGAATTCCTTCCTCTTCAAGGGGCCAGATTTCCCACTTGGGACCCTGTCACTGCTCTTTGTCGACACTCCCTTGGGAAGCTGGACGTGGCTCTCTCCACCCTCCCTGTATCTGCTGCTTTCGTGGATGTtgcaggggctgtgggtgagGGGTATGTTGAGGCTCCAGAGCGTTGGGCTCCCTGATGCTTCTGCTCCTGGTTCTGGGACAGCCCCCACCAATAACGGCTGGCGCAGTTGAAACACAACACTGATTTGGATGCGTGGCGGCTGTGTCTGCCCCTGATGTGGAGTGGCAGATTTCGAGGCTTGCATAAGTTGCATTTGTGCCTTCTGCCCCTTCTCCAGTGCACTccctgcttcctctggggggagGCTCCCCCTCTGGGCTGACAGTCCCCTGCTTGCTTCTCTGAAAGATCGGAAGTGACATTTGCCCTGGCAGCAGCCAGTGTGTGTTTGCAGCTCACAGGTCAGAGCGCAGTGCAGTCATCCGGCTAGACAAGTTGCAGGAGCCCCCAAGGCTGGGGGGTTACTAGCTGCACCCGGACTAGCGGGTGGGAgcatggaggagggaggaaaactgtCCTAGCCATGAGGTGTATTAGGTGGTGGAACAGTCCTGTGGTGGGGCAGCGCTGGGGAAAGTCCCATCGCTTGGGTTCTTTAAAGCTAGGCTGTGCAAAGCACCGCAGAATACGTTGCAGGTCAGCATCCGGCACTGCCAGAGTGTACCTGGGATGGGTGGGATCCATTCTGTATCTCAtccttctagagcaggggtggctgggATCTCCCCCTCAGAGCTGGAGCTAGTCCCAGTGCTGGTGAATGGCGACAGGTGAGGTCATCTAGCGTGTGGAGGGGGGATGTCCCCGCAGGGGAGCTGCTTTCGGGGAGGGTGTGGAAGTGTTTCTCCTCTGCTGAAGGATGGGCTGATCGCTATCCCATGCTGTCCCCTTGGGACTCCCCTGGGTGGTAGCAATGGGAGGATTGGTGGGGCCAGAAGTCACTGGTACCACTGCGGTCCCCAGCTGTGTAACACAGGGAAATCGGCTGCTAATCCAATGGCCTTTAAGTTTAgttcagctctgctctgcccagggaagatggggaggactctgttttctctttcatttgcCGGTGACGCTTATTAAAGGGGGCAAGGGGAATTTGCATTGAAACTCTTTGATCTGAAGTTACCACTGGTGAATGTCACCCAACTAAgagcctggagactgaagtctgaACAGGTACACGGGTGGATAGAGTGGCTGGCCTGCCTTCCTTGGTCCTAGttatatatatttgcatttagCTGCATAAAAATGCATTATAATGTTAACAAGCTCACCCTTCCCCCATCCTGGCCTCAGGTTTGGATACTCCACTCTCCTAGCTTTGCACCCACACGGCCCACACCAAGCCTGGCACCAAGGGACCGTTGCTGGGAGTGACTGGAGGTCAGGGCCTGTGGCCCATTCAGCTGTtggtctctctgctgagggggCCAGTTAGTGCCGACGGGAATGGCGGTATCAGGGCTGTGGGTGTCCCATTGGAATGGGAACTCGCCCTTCACAccggcaccaaacagctgtcagTTACAAAGGGCTTTTGGCCAATCCTGAtctggggacagagtgccaccAGAGCCACAGCCATGGAAGGTTCCCTGATCAATCCTCCGAGGTATCCAGTCCCACTAGGCAGGTGGTGATGTTTGCTCTCAGCACAGATGTCTGACTGCTCAGGGAAGACTGTGGGGAGCATGGGGGAAGGGAGTATCCAAACCTGAGGCCAGGATGGGGGAAGAGTGAGCTTGTTAACATTATAATGCATTTTTATGCAGctaaatgcaaatatatataaCTAGGACCAAGGAAGGCAGGCCAGCCACTCTATCCTGgaaatcagtgactcagaaaaggaGTCAGGAGTCATAGGGGACCAACAACTccacatgagttcccagtgctaTGCCGTGGCAAAAAGGGCTATTACGCTCCTTGGGTGTATaaacggggtgtgtgtggggagggtgattttacctctgtgtatGTCCCTGGTGAGACTGACCCTGGCATACCACATCCAGTTCTGGGGTCGGCAGtttaaaaagaatgtttaaaaattgaagaaggtgcagaaaagagcaacaGCCAAGGATTGACGGGCGGGAGGAGATGCCTTGCAGTGAGCCACTTAACGAGCGCCGTCTGCGTAGCCTCGCAAAAAGAAGCTGGAGATGTAACTTGATTAGTGCACCAGCACCTTCCCGGGGAGCACATCCAGGCTATTTAATGTGGTGGAGAAAGGTGTAACGAGCACCAATGGCTGGacgctgaagccagacaaattcagattgaaaTGAAGGCACAGCTTTTTATCAGTGAGGGCGATGAAACCAAGGGAAGTGGTCGATTCTCAGGCTCTTGCTGctttcagatcaagactggagaCCTCTCTGGGAGCTGTGCTGTAGCCATGCACAAGTTCCTGAGCTCAGCACTGGGGTAGCCAGGTGAAATGGAATGACCTGTGGTGGACAGGAGGACAggctagatgatttaatggtcctttctggccttaaactctgactctctGACCCCTTAAACCTTCCCTCCCAGAATCTTTCTTTGCATTTCCAGACAATATGCACTTGAATAACGCTGTGGTCAGCACCCCTATCGCCCCCCAGATGGGGCTGCCACATGCCCACAGCAACCGGCTGCAGATGACGAACACCATGCCCCATCAAGCTCCGGACTACGCCAAGTATGCCACGCTCAAGGCCGTAGGTATGTGCTGCCACCGCctcgctgggccgggggccggacAGGGCTGCTTCACCAGCATGTGCTTCCTCTGTCTTTGcttcagctcctccctcccctgatcCCATGGCAGCAGTGACTGCGATTTCCCCCAGGCCAGAGGGAAGGAAACAGGACACCGTTGGTGCTGTTAGGGAGAGCAGTGCAGCCCCCAGCTCTGGCGGTTCTGCAGGCCTGGAGAGAGCGGCAGGGGCTGCAAGTGTCGTGTGTGCTGAGTTCGAGCAAAGcttagctcaggggtggggtTTCAGCACAGGCTTCAGTGAAGGAAAGGGGTCTGGGGCAGGCTGAGCAAGGGAAGCTGCTGCATTCATGAAGCAGGGGTCAGAGATTGAGATGGCCGAGGTTCTTTCCCACCCAGCAGAGTTGAAGCCCAGgcggggagaggcagggacaTACATGGAGGAGAGCTATCCTGGCAGGCAGAGAGGTGGAAGGCATGTGTGTTCCCTGTCTGTCTGACTGCCTGCCCTTTGCTTTGTTTTCCCCTGCAGAGAGCGCACCGGAAGAATTCTACAAGCGGTTTCCCATGGTAGACATGCCTCCGCCTGGTCCTCTGTCCTTCCCACCCATGGGGCTGCATCAGAAAGACATGCCTCCCCTGCACGACAGCTGTGCCTTGGTTGGCTTGGCTACACCCGGGCAGAAGGCCAAAGTGGTGAAAACCAACACCCACCCACTGGTGGCCAGCCCTGCCTTCAAGGGAGGCTGGGACCCCAGCCATCACCATCCCCCTGATGTCCGCCGACAGATCTATGCCAACAAGCGCCAGTTCAGCGTCGAGAAGCTGCCGGAGGTCTTCAGCCAGACGCCCACCCACTATGTCCAGCCCTCGCGGCCCTTCTCCACCAATAGCAAGACTGAGGTCACTGTCTAAAAAGAACCttcatcttttctttttatgtcccagcagcctctggggcTAACTGTCTTGCCAGTCCAGACCACCTGCTAGAGAAGTACTAGAGGTGCTTCCCCATTATAGCTGGTGGCACTAGGGTGGGTGTCAGGAGGGGCGAGGAAGGTGGGGGAATACCCACCAGCACAGGTGCCCACACCTCCTGAGAGTACGCGGATAACGTGCATGGTGAAACAGGCATGCATGTTGCCCTGTGATTGATGCACGGCTGTTGTTTCCAGTTCACCTGTCCATCACATCACACTTGTACCAGAACGGTCAATGTTGACGGGAGCCGGGGGACTCACGTCTGAGCCCAGCTGGCGAGGGGgaaggcacccccccccccaccccgcgggGAAGGACAACAGGTGGGAGATGTGAGACAAGCAATTGCAATAGCCATTAAGGTCCATTGGGTTAGCACATGTAACCcgtcccctccctctgcccctccacGTGGGTTTTAAACAAGGGCACACAACCACCAGTCATGCCAGTATAAACAAACTGTACAAAAGGGCAGCTGGCAAGGGCTCACAAGGAGTTTTACGTTTCCCTTCACTGCCAGCTCAGCTCGCTCCCCTGCACACGCTAGGCACCAGCGCTGCGTGGGGTTGGGGATTTTTCTTACACCCATTTTTGAATGTTTCGAATGATGGCCTGGCTGACCTTGCAGTTCTTGTTGCATTTAGCTCCCGCGGGCCAGGGCTGTGGGTCAGTAGGTGTATGCAGGGCTGCCCCTGCTGGCTGCAGAGTAGCAAAATATAGGTCCTACCTAAACAGTGACTGCTGGCTGAGGTTGGGGGCaggctgattattatttttagtttctGTGGGACATTTCTGCCAGCAGGGGCAAGGCTGAGCACTGGCTTTGGCAGTCAGGCAGGGGCTGATGGGGGCCCGGTGGTTTAAAGGGGTGCAAAGCTGTCTCAGTGGGTAGGCTCTATGGCCTGGCTGCATCACATTTTCCATGGAGCCTTTCTGGCTGCAGCTACTGCCCAGCACCAGGCCCTGACGGTCACTCCTGCCAGGTTACAGCCCAGCAGAGAgtgtggggcttggggtggagttagggtgaccagacgtcccgatatccACCGGCAGCAAtgtgagtggtttttttttttttgtttgtttttttttttttgcgctctGCCAGTGGGctccccccatgtgtccctaTATTTCCTTCCcttcatctggtcaccctaggtggagtTGTGGCTCCAGAGCAGAGCCTGACCTCTCCCACCGCGCTGGGTGTGATGGCCATAAGTGTCACGCGCTTCACTCCTTCCCCCTCAACCTTGTGGCGTTTCCCCCCTACGCCCCTGCCCCGGGCCCGGCCATGTTCCCCTCGCCACTCGTACAGGTTCCAGCACAGGCAGCAGTGCCAAGCTGGCCACTGGGCTTGCTACTAGTGCTGGAGCTGCTGGGCCTGTGGGGCTTCAGTCACGCCCCTACCACCCGTTATTGCACACACCGGCTACCTGTGTCACAGCCCCACCCAGaggctgctgcccagccccatgGAACTGTATCCACAGGGTCTCAGGCTGGGTCAGCCCATGTCTCCCTGACCATGTTCAACCACTCATCATGGTCCACCATGGAGGTGGTCAATCTCCTTTGTGCCCACGCCGTTTAGACCCACCCCCGGCATAGGTTTGAAACGCCACTGCAGCTGTCAGCCTGGGGAAACGGCCACATTGCTCAACCCTTTGTAGGGGCTGGGCTTTTCTAGTCACCTGTGTGTTTCACTCAGTTGCTGCCCTTGTTGATTTTTGTTTCCTTAATTCTGCTCCATTCCTTTTCAAAAGGGCTTTGTACCACTGGCACGTGTGGCTGTCTGCCAGGCAGAGTGCTAGCCCTCTAAGGGTGCCACTCCCCTGAGCAGTCCCTCTCTGGAGCTATATTTCTATTACCTGGGCAAGAAGCACATGCTTGGCCATTGGCAGGGCCAAACCACAGATACACCTTACTGGTGGGTACAGGTGACGCTGGTGAGGTCAGGTTTGAACTGGGGACCTTCAGCACCAGAATAATGAGCCACTAATGCTTGAGCCAGAGGACAGCTCCGCTAATGAGCAGCAACAGCCACATAAACCTCTTAGCTGGACCAGCTACTAAAGGTAAACATGCCACACTGGGTTACCTTCTAACCCCcatcactcccccctcccctgctgttcatCTGTCCACAGGACAACAGTGAGCAGCAGAGAGACGAGCGGGaagaaaaatggaacaaaaacGTTCTATTAGTCCTGGCTTGCTTCCCCCCCTGCTGATTTGAAGTTCACACACAAACTTTAGGGCCCTGCAGGAGCTGACAAAGAGCCACCAGTTTTCCTTCCTGCTGCGTGCTGGTTGCTGCATGGTGGCAAAGGCGTCGGTGGGGAGGACCCAGTGCATGCCCTTTGCGCAATGCACTGAACAGCCTCCAACAGGCCTGGACCGCTGCTCAatcctgggggggcggggccgtgTTAGCACCATGGGCTGCCTCTGCTGGCACCAGCCCATGCGGCGGGCCTGTCATGTCTGCTTCTGGCTGAGGTGCACACAGCCAGTGCAGACCACCACCAAGGGCTGTAACCCACTTCATGCTGAGGCCAGGCAGGGTGCCTACCTTCATCCCCTCGTTGAACTAGGGCTTCCATATTGTTTCTGATGCCTGGATATTAAGTGACTTTAGGCCTTGtgccagcccaagccctgcagtGGGTGAGGCTGGGCTTAGCCCTGCAGCGCAGGCTGCCACACCACACTCTCCCCCGCAGCCCAAACGGGCCTTTTTTGTAAACCAAGGGGCTTTGCCTCGTCAAGGCCCACTTGGCTCTTGGCCTCTGCTGAGGCTGCGAACATGGAGGCCAATCAGTGCCAATTGCCaggtgtgtgagacagagagcgCTGCGGCCACCTGGCCCCTCCGGCAGATGCTGGAATAAAGCCATTAACGTGTTTCACGTGGGCCACCAAGCAGCAATCAGCTGGCAAAGCTTCCAagtgggggctgggggttggactgATGCCCCAAAGGGGAaaggctcctctccccccttctctTCATTCCAGCCCCGGGTCCTTTGAGCCACTGGACCCCTTAGCAATAAAtaccacccccactcccaggagCCTGAGCGGTGCAACTGGCTGTGATGGGGCAGCGTGAGAGAGGGCTGGGTAGGACAGCCCGGCCCATGGACAGCAGAACCAGGGCACTGGCTGCATGAGGGGCAGGGCCGCATgccaggggcagggccacggGGGCTCAACCCTTGTGTCCTGCCAGCCCTGGGTCATTTTTGTTTGTAAGTTCcactttctccccccacctcctacaGAAATAAAATGCCCCCGTTGCCAGACTGAGTGTGTGTCCAGTGGCTGTTGTGCATATGCAGACCTGGGCTCCCAGCTTGGGGGCGGGGAGTGTGCGCAGCATTTCTGAGGGACCCTCTTTCAGATAGACACATCCAGCCGCCCCTTTGCTTCTGGCAGCTTTAGGCCCAAGGGCTCAGCCCTTGGGCGTGGCCTTAGGCCCAGGAAGAGCTACACCAGCATTGAAGCCTTGTGGGCTTTAGTAAGGGTCAGAACAGGACTTCTCTGCCCCACAAGGGCTTGTGACACAGGGCCACACGGCCTCCTCTCCACCCTACTGGCTTGGGGCGGGGGAGCAGGGAGCACATAAGTTACTGCAGCCCTTCAGCCCAGCTGTGCTTCATTCAGTGTTTCTCAGCACTAGGCACCAGCCCCGTCACAGTAACACATGAGCAGCCTGAGGCTGAGGCGTAATGGAGCTGGGTCAGTGGGTGCAGTTGGGATGCTTCCCCCACGCTGattgctgtggggaagtgggacTGTGTCAGTGACTAAGGGTAgagctgtcccttccccccccccccttatgtaCAGGGAGGGTGATGCATGCCCAGCCTATTAGGAAGGTTGTAGTATGGGTCAAGGCAGAGATTTGcactctggtctcccctgtgaccTCCATAGGGCAACGGAGTCGTGGGCCTTGTGCTGTTCCCAAGGGCTCATTTGGCCTTGGTCTCAGCCCTGGGACGGAAGAAGACGAGCAGGCCAgcaagccctcctccccaagagcCGTGCCCGGAGCAGCGCTATGGGTCTGTGTGGCAATCAACACCCGACTTCCCCCAGCGCCAGCTGCTTTACACGCCCCATAACtctgcttccccagtgcagcgTGCTCGGCGGAGAGTTTCCACCCACTTGGGGCACCCAGGATTAATCATGTCCCCCAGGGGGTGGGTCTGTTCTTTCTCCGCTTGTGACAAATGGAGCAACACCCGCAGGGAAAGCATTCTGCATTTTAAACACATTCCTGCCAGCGCCAGCAACCCTTGGACAGATGCCTTCgaagtccccacccccacaccgcAGCCAGCCACGGCCACATCAGCCCCCCTCCGAAGGAGCTCTGGCCATGGGTAGGAGCCAGCGCGTGGTCAAGCTGCAGCAGCTTTAAGCTCCGAACATAGAGAAGGGCAAACGCGGGGTTGCTGCTAATGGGAATGGACGGATC
The DNA window shown above is from Trachemys scripta elegans isolate TJP31775 chromosome 1, CAS_Tse_1.0, whole genome shotgun sequence and carries:
- the SHISA8 gene encoding protein shisa-8, whose protein sequence is MASGSGARMERGYVFGFCCLVLLDPGRVWTRAPSTQDPELEGQVESHGNTSWAPTLEDTVVAPTEAVPGGDRCRGYYDVMGQWDPPFNCNSGIYRYCCGTCGYRFCCQFNHGRLDQSGCSNYDTPNWVNTGQPPARVDETPEDPTRDKTNMIVYIICGVVAIMVLVGIFTKLGLEKSRSRPTEMTMSRTLTDLLKQPGHGPSDHMTDGHMGSIQVQMGDGLARSSPRNGTDNMHLNNAVVSTPIAPQMGLPHAHSNRLQMTNTMPHQAPDYAKYATLKAVESAPEEFYKRFPMVDMPPPGPLSFPPMGLHQKDMPPLHDSCALVGLATPGQKAKVVKTNTHPLVASPAFKGGWDPSHHHPPDVRRQIYANKRQFSVEKLPEVFSQTPTHYVQPSRPFSTNSKTEVTV